One window of uncultured Trichococcus sp. genomic DNA carries:
- a CDS encoding type II toxin-antitoxin system antitoxin SocA domain-containing protein has product MPKLSQLARYLVYSYENHTAARFGDNELKLQTMLYFAQRECLALVGEPLFGESFEGWEEGPVLPDLHFFFEEGYDPFEPLEMKKLTEREQFILDRVVFAYGLYEGWYLADLARREASWRNSRPDVAPEATEPKPLELADIREDAKKVRLYDTLFDVYLDELEEFEGEVLEP; this is encoded by the coding sequence ATGCCGAAGCTGAGTCAGCTGGCGAGGTATCTGGTCTATTCCTACGAAAACCATACGGCAGCCCGGTTCGGCGACAACGAGCTGAAGCTGCAGACGATGCTGTATTTCGCGCAGCGGGAATGTCTGGCATTGGTCGGAGAGCCGTTGTTCGGGGAAAGTTTCGAAGGCTGGGAAGAAGGACCGGTGCTGCCGGACCTGCATTTCTTCTTCGAGGAAGGCTACGATCCGTTCGAACCGCTGGAGATGAAAAAATTGACGGAGCGCGAACAGTTCATCCTGGACCGCGTCGTCTTTGCCTACGGACTGTACGAAGGCTGGTATCTGGCGGACTTGGCGCGCCGCGAAGCATCCTGGCGCAACAGCAGACCAGACGTCGCGCCAGAAGCAACCGAACCCAAACCGTTGGAGCTTGCGGATATCCGCGAGGATGCAAAAAAGGTGCGGCTGTATGACACACTGTTTGATGTTTATCTGGATGAGCTGGAGGAATTCGAAGGGGAGGTGCTGGAGCCATGA
- a CDS encoding NAD-dependent protein deacylase, translated as MRNSIRSTLPKAIIKAERTTKERSPSMNNDKERFADMIRHSQRIVAFTGAGISTESGIPDFRSAGGMFDRLSGRHFTGEETLSIGFLETYPELFFRNYAEHFDFSQALPNAAHRFFAALERTGKNVTVVTQNIDNLHQIAGSSAIIELHGNGTRWRTSDTAEPADATKIRMDAEGIQRDPQGRMVRPDIVLYGEMLDEEAMERAAAAIGAADMLVVIGTSLAVYPAASFIHYFKGPYAVLLNRTPVPQSLSFQMAVQTDAGAFLADVWEDFFEK; from the coding sequence ATGCGAAATAGTATCCGTTCAACCCTCCCGAAAGCTATAATAAAAGCAGAAAGAACAACAAAAGAAAGGAGTCCGAGCATGAATAACGATAAAGAACGTTTCGCGGACATGATTCGGCATTCGCAACGCATCGTCGCCTTCACTGGTGCGGGCATCAGCACGGAGAGCGGCATCCCGGATTTCCGTTCGGCGGGCGGGATGTTCGACAGGCTGAGCGGCCGCCATTTCACTGGCGAGGAGACGCTCAGCATCGGTTTCCTGGAGACGTATCCCGAGCTTTTCTTCCGCAATTATGCGGAGCATTTCGATTTTTCGCAGGCGCTCCCGAACGCCGCGCACCGCTTCTTTGCGGCGCTCGAACGGACAGGCAAAAATGTCACCGTCGTCACCCAGAACATCGACAATCTGCACCAGATTGCCGGCAGCAGCGCAATCATCGAACTGCACGGCAACGGGACGAGATGGCGGACATCCGACACTGCGGAGCCCGCCGATGCCACCAAGATCAGGATGGACGCGGAAGGCATCCAGCGCGATCCCCAAGGCAGGATGGTGCGCCCCGATATCGTCCTCTACGGCGAAATGCTCGACGAAGAAGCGATGGAGCGCGCGGCTGCGGCAATCGGCGCGGCGGATATGCTCGTCGTCATCGGCACCTCGTTGGCCGTCTATCCGGCCGCAAGCTTTATCCACTATTTCAAAGGGCCATATGCCGTCCTGCTCAACCGGACGCCCGTGCCGCAGTCGCTGTCCTTCCAAATGGCCGTCCAGACCGATGCCGGCGCTTTTTTGGCGGACGTCTGGGAAGATTTTTTTGAGAAATGA
- a CDS encoding vitamin B12-dependent ribonucleotide reductase, translating into MDATKTTFKAGFEKLNKDIERFPHVFPITEDMHVTYAGVSRLVMLDRYSYKDATKETLSEGDLVILTVKEDPKYPARGTGTVLSINHKEQTVRIKVSEEYQHNIDDFEVEEGGIVTRRILTLDKPLELFYEQIAMRNAHGLAEVEITPELRHEAFLKFYEEQKALNFIPAGRVLYGAGSGTDVTYFNCYVMPFVPDSRGGISDHRKKVMEIMSRGGGVGSNGSTLRPRHTIVKGVNGRSSGSVSWMDDIAKLTHLVEQGGSRRGAQMIMLADWHPDIFEFIISKMQNPRILRYIIENFEDEQIRMLAKEKLHFTPFSSKEINMYTGIVNYKHIPGHGGFDASVIHEAEKKLRDGGTYTVNNPEFLTGANISVCITDDFMDAVMRGEEYALRFPDVEHYDADAMAHYDAEWTNCGDVRDWEASGNAIRTYRTVKARELWRLINVCATYAAEPGIFFIDNANKMTNAVAYGQKVVATNPCGEQPLAAYSVCNLAAVNLAEMVNKDLQMVDFAKLEQTVRTGIHMQDNVIDSTPYFLEENKKQALGERRIGLGIMGLADMLIYCGVRYGSLESLQLIDQVFETIAVAAYEESIELAKTRGSFPFLVGQTGKETQILRERFINTGYMKKMPEHIREGVLKYGIRNSHLLTVAPTGSTGTMAGVSTGLEPYFSFTYYRSGRLGKFIEVKADIVQEFLDRHPEADPNHLPDYFVAAMTLAPEEHVDVQTTIQRWVDSSISKTVNAPKGYTVDQVEKIYERLYLGGAKGGTVYVDGSRDSQVLTLKAEENVWDEEGQIEEEKEHVKINKDKTFLVDSITNLEATDVTIGNEIGDTCPICRQGTVEDLGGCNTCTNCGAQLKCGL; encoded by the coding sequence GTGGATGCAACAAAGACCACATTTAAAGCAGGATTCGAAAAATTGAACAAGGACATCGAGCGGTTTCCGCATGTGTTTCCGATTACGGAAGATATGCACGTCACGTATGCAGGCGTGTCCCGTCTCGTCATGCTGGATCGTTACTCCTACAAGGATGCCACAAAGGAGACCTTGTCCGAAGGGGATCTGGTGATTTTGACGGTCAAGGAGGATCCGAAATACCCAGCCCGCGGAACCGGCACCGTCCTCTCGATCAACCATAAGGAACAGACTGTCCGCATCAAAGTTTCCGAGGAATACCAGCACAACATCGACGATTTCGAAGTCGAGGAAGGCGGCATCGTGACGCGCCGGATCCTGACGCTGGACAAACCGCTGGAGCTTTTCTACGAACAGATTGCGATGCGCAATGCCCATGGCTTGGCCGAGGTCGAAATAACGCCGGAACTGCGCCATGAAGCGTTCCTGAAATTCTACGAAGAGCAAAAAGCCTTGAACTTCATCCCGGCCGGGCGCGTGCTCTACGGCGCCGGCTCCGGTACCGATGTGACCTATTTCAACTGTTACGTCATGCCTTTCGTGCCCGACTCGCGCGGCGGCATTTCCGATCACCGCAAGAAAGTCATGGAAATCATGAGCCGTGGCGGCGGTGTCGGTTCGAACGGTTCGACGCTGCGTCCGCGCCACACAATCGTGAAAGGCGTCAATGGGCGCTCTTCCGGCTCCGTTTCCTGGATGGACGACATCGCCAAGCTGACGCATTTGGTCGAACAAGGCGGCTCCCGCCGTGGCGCCCAGATGATCATGCTGGCCGACTGGCATCCGGATATCTTCGAATTCATCATTTCGAAGATGCAGAATCCGCGCATCCTCCGCTACATCATCGAAAACTTCGAGGATGAACAGATCCGTATGCTGGCGAAGGAGAAGCTGCATTTCACGCCGTTTTCTTCAAAAGAAATCAATATGTATACAGGAATCGTCAACTACAAACACATCCCGGGACACGGTGGATTTGATGCATCGGTCATCCATGAAGCCGAGAAGAAACTGCGCGACGGCGGCACCTATACCGTCAACAATCCTGAGTTCCTGACCGGCGCCAACATTTCCGTCTGCATCACCGACGATTTCATGGACGCCGTGATGCGTGGTGAAGAATATGCGCTGCGTTTCCCGGATGTCGAACATTACGACGCGGACGCGATGGCGCACTATGATGCCGAATGGACTAACTGCGGCGATGTCCGCGATTGGGAAGCTTCCGGCAATGCCATCCGCACCTACCGGACCGTCAAAGCCCGCGAATTATGGCGGCTGATCAATGTCTGCGCCACTTACGCGGCAGAACCCGGCATCTTCTTCATCGACAACGCCAACAAAATGACGAATGCGGTCGCCTATGGTCAAAAAGTCGTCGCCACCAATCCTTGCGGCGAACAGCCGCTGGCAGCCTATTCCGTCTGCAACTTGGCCGCCGTCAATCTGGCCGAGATGGTCAACAAGGATCTGCAGATGGTCGATTTCGCCAAATTGGAACAGACAGTCCGCACCGGCATCCATATGCAGGACAACGTCATCGACTCCACCCCTTACTTTCTGGAGGAAAACAAAAAACAAGCGCTCGGCGAACGACGGATTGGCTTGGGGATCATGGGCTTGGCGGACATGCTGATCTATTGCGGCGTCCGCTACGGTTCCCTGGAAAGCCTGCAGCTGATCGATCAAGTGTTCGAAACGATCGCTGTGGCGGCCTACGAGGAAAGCATCGAGTTGGCGAAGACACGCGGCAGCTTCCCCTTCCTGGTCGGACAGACCGGTAAAGAGACGCAGATTCTGCGCGAGCGTTTCATCAACACAGGCTACATGAAAAAAATGCCGGAACACATCCGCGAAGGCGTCCTGAAATACGGCATCCGCAACTCGCATCTATTGACGGTGGCGCCTACCGGATCGACCGGGACGATGGCCGGCGTTTCCACCGGGTTGGAACCTTACTTCTCGTTCACCTATTACCGGAGCGGCCGTCTCGGCAAATTCATCGAGGTGAAGGCGGATATCGTCCAGGAATTTCTGGATCGCCATCCGGAGGCCGATCCGAATCACTTGCCGGATTACTTCGTGGCGGCCATGACGCTTGCCCCAGAGGAGCATGTCGATGTGCAGACGACAATCCAACGCTGGGTCGACAGCTCCATTTCGAAAACGGTGAACGCGCCGAAAGGCTACACCGTCGATCAAGTCGAGAAAATCTACGAGCGCCTTTATCTGGGTGGAGCAAAAGGCGGAACGGTCTACGTGGACGGCAGCCGTGATTCTCAGGTGCTGACACTGAAAGCTGAAGAGAACGTATGGGATGAGGAAGGCCAAATCGAGGAAGAAAAAGAGCACGTCAAAATCAACAAAGACAAGACTTTCCTGGTTGATTCGATAACCAATCTCGAGGCCACTGATGTCACAATCGGAAACGAAATCGGCGACACCTGCCCGATCTGCCGTCAAGGTACGGTCGAAGATCTGGGCGGCTGCAACACCTGCACGAACTGCGGCGCACAGCTGAAATGCGGATTGTAA